From a single Marinobacter sp. THAF197a genomic region:
- the dapA gene encoding 4-hydroxy-tetrahydrodipicolinate synthase, which yields MITGSLVALVTPMHPNGDIHWEDLDKLVDFHIENGTHGIVAVGTTGESATLDPEEHCRVIGHIIKRVDGRIPVIAGTGGNSTREAIELTSEAHKLGADACLLVVPYYNKPTQEGLYQHFKAIAEAVPGMSQMLYNVPGRTACDMLNETVLRLADIPNIVAIKDATGNIPRGAELIEALDGRLAVYSGDDATAADLMLAGAKGNVSVTANVAPKAMSQLCEAAIKGDEAETRRLNDLLMPLNRKLFLEANPIPVKWALHRMGMIGEGIRLPLTPLSEKFHAEVEDALKASGVL from the coding sequence ATGATTACGGGTAGCCTTGTCGCGCTGGTCACGCCCATGCATCCAAACGGTGACATTCACTGGGAGGATCTGGACAAGCTGGTGGACTTTCATATTGAAAACGGCACGCACGGCATCGTTGCTGTGGGTACCACCGGCGAATCCGCAACGCTGGACCCCGAGGAGCATTGTCGGGTTATCGGCCACATCATAAAACGGGTCGATGGCCGGATTCCTGTTATCGCCGGCACCGGTGGTAACAGCACTCGGGAAGCCATAGAACTGACGTCCGAAGCCCACAAACTGGGGGCGGACGCCTGCCTGTTGGTAGTGCCTTACTACAACAAGCCAACCCAGGAAGGTCTCTATCAGCACTTCAAAGCCATTGCCGAGGCCGTGCCGGGCATGAGTCAGATGCTTTACAACGTGCCTGGCCGCACTGCTTGCGACATGCTGAATGAAACCGTGCTTCGCCTGGCGGATATTCCCAATATCGTGGCGATCAAAGACGCTACCGGGAACATTCCCCGCGGCGCCGAGCTGATCGAAGCCCTGGACGGCCGCCTGGCGGTCTACTCCGGTGATGATGCGACCGCAGCAGACCTGATGCTGGCCGGCGCCAAAGGCAACGTGTCTGTCACCGCTAACGTGGCACCCAAAGCCATGTCACAGTTGTGTGAGGCGGCGATCAAAGGTGACGAAGCCGAGACTCGTCGTTTGAATGACCTGCTCATGCCGCTGAACCGCAAGCTGTTCCTGGAAGCCAACCCGATTCCGGTTAAATGGGCACTGCATCGCATGGGGATGATCGGTGAGGGCATTCGCCTGCCGCTGACGCCGCTGAGCGAGAAGTTCCACGCCGAGGTGGAAGACGCACTTAAGGCCTCAGGTGTTCTCTGA
- a CDS encoding AI-2E family transporter: MVRILRGLAHKYFSDEEAVILFLLLVTGTVFVILFGAMLAPAIASLIIAFILQGLVAKLHKMGVPELVAIISVFVVFLGVLVGFIFGLLPLIWTQVSNLAGEAPRIIRELQSYLELLPEEYPHLISMEAVDTIYRQVSAEVAHMTQVLVSFSLSSIPDLVALLIYMVLVPILVFFFMKDRRVLVASIGRMLPPQRPMMVRIWQEVNLQCANYVRGKAVEILIVGVVTYAAFKLLGMPYAALLSLLVGLSVVIPYIGAAVVTIPVAVIALFAFGWSSHFIWVMVVYGIIQALDGNVLVPILFSEVNNLHPVAIIVAVLFFGGIWGLWGVFFAIPLATMLKAVFAAWPVKESEPSPAASE, encoded by the coding sequence ATGGTCAGAATTCTGCGCGGTCTAGCCCACAAGTATTTTTCTGATGAAGAAGCAGTGATTCTGTTTCTGCTTCTGGTTACCGGTACGGTTTTTGTCATTCTGTTCGGCGCCATGCTGGCACCAGCGATCGCGTCGTTGATTATCGCGTTTATCCTTCAGGGCCTGGTTGCCAAGCTGCACAAGATGGGTGTGCCCGAACTGGTGGCGATCATCAGCGTGTTTGTGGTGTTCCTCGGTGTTCTGGTCGGGTTTATTTTCGGGCTGTTGCCACTGATCTGGACGCAGGTCAGCAACCTGGCCGGTGAAGCGCCTCGAATCATTCGCGAGCTTCAGTCTTACCTTGAGCTCCTGCCGGAGGAATATCCTCATCTGATTTCCATGGAGGCAGTAGACACCATATACCGCCAGGTATCGGCAGAGGTCGCTCATATGACCCAGGTACTGGTCTCGTTCTCTCTATCAAGCATTCCAGACCTGGTGGCACTGCTGATCTACATGGTACTGGTGCCGATACTGGTGTTCTTTTTCATGAAAGACCGACGTGTGCTGGTCGCTTCCATCGGCCGGATGCTGCCTCCCCAACGTCCGATGATGGTTCGTATCTGGCAGGAGGTGAACCTGCAGTGCGCCAATTACGTGCGGGGCAAGGCGGTTGAAATTCTGATCGTTGGCGTGGTCACTTACGCCGCTTTCAAGCTTCTGGGCATGCCCTATGCGGCGTTGCTTTCGTTGCTGGTAGGCTTGAGCGTGGTGATTCCCTACATCGGCGCCGCCGTGGTCACCATTCCGGTCGCGGTGATCGCCCTGTTTGCGTTCGGCTGGAGTTCCCACTTCATCTGGGTGATGGTGGTATATGGCATCATTCAGGCGCTGGATGGCAATGTGTTGGTGCCTATCCTGTTCTCGGAGGTTAACAACCTGCACCCGGTTGCCATTATCGTGGCGGTTCTGTTCTTCGGCGGCATCTGGGGGTTGTGGGGCGTGTTCTTTGCGATTCCGCTGGCCACCATGCTCAAGGCGGTGTTTGCTGCCTGGCCGGTGAAGGAATCCGAGCCCTCACCGGCGGCATCAGAGTAG
- the ybgF gene encoding tol-pal system protein YbgF, giving the protein MRKLLMATVLLPLGLGLAGVSLAQSSAPAFQNNASEAQRKSGNNQATAELFYMIQQLQSDVRRLQGQVEEQKHQISRLQQQSRDRYVDLDQRILDLSKAVERKAEDTRESSRAAESGQGGQLTPARVYRSPGANEQKTYNEIIDLIRNKKDFDTAISRLYEFIDEYPEGDLTVNAYYWLGEVYLAEPRLEQAKQAFTIVATRFSDHRKAPDSVYKLGVTLDRMGEKDEAKRRMQSVVDNYPNTGAADLARKYLEKA; this is encoded by the coding sequence ATGAGAAAATTGCTCATGGCGACAGTGCTGCTCCCGCTGGGCCTTGGCCTGGCGGGAGTCAGTCTGGCACAGTCGTCTGCACCCGCGTTTCAGAACAATGCCTCTGAGGCTCAGCGTAAGTCGGGTAATAACCAGGCTACGGCGGAACTGTTCTACATGATCCAGCAGCTCCAGAGCGATGTGCGCAGGCTGCAGGGGCAGGTGGAGGAACAGAAGCATCAGATCAGCCGCTTGCAGCAGCAAAGCCGGGATCGCTATGTGGATCTGGATCAGCGGATACTGGACCTGTCCAAGGCTGTTGAGCGCAAGGCCGAAGACACCCGGGAATCAAGCCGTGCAGCTGAATCCGGCCAGGGTGGCCAGCTAACGCCGGCCAGGGTTTACCGATCTCCCGGTGCGAATGAACAGAAAACCTATAACGAAATCATTGATCTGATCCGGAACAAGAAAGACTTTGATACCGCCATCAGTAGGCTGTACGAGTTTATCGATGAATATCCGGAAGGTGACCTTACCGTCAATGCCTACTATTGGCTGGGTGAGGTGTACCTGGCGGAACCCCGTCTCGAGCAGGCCAAGCAGGCATTCACCATTGTCGCTACCCGTTTCAGTGATCATCGAAAAGCGCCAGACTCGGTCTACAAGCTCGGTGTAACACTTGATCGAATGGGCGAAAAAGACGAAGCGAAACGCCGCATGCAGAGTGTTGTGGATAATTATCCAAATACGGGTGCTGCGGATCTGGCCCGGAAATACCTCGAGAAGGCGTGA
- the pal gene encoding peptidoglycan-associated lipoprotein Pal, whose translation MKLSVQTKAFAMLLSVGLVAGCSSTGDTMEDGAYGSDVAAIDQDGGSTVYGGTDGDGVSSSRLSEGERQAARQQAEQEALRNITTFYFDFDTSEIKQEARDVLVAHAQFLANNPRQNVRLEGHADERGTKEYNLALGERRANAVQRFLIVNGASRGQIETVSYGEEKPAVRGSSESAWAQNRRVELVFK comes from the coding sequence ATGAAACTGTCAGTACAGACTAAAGCGTTTGCGATGTTGTTGTCCGTGGGCCTGGTAGCTGGTTGTAGCTCCACCGGCGATACCATGGAAGATGGTGCTTATGGCTCTGATGTGGCCGCTATTGATCAGGACGGCGGTTCCACCGTTTATGGCGGCACCGATGGTGATGGCGTTTCTTCCTCTCGTCTGAGCGAAGGAGAGCGTCAGGCCGCGCGTCAACAGGCTGAGCAGGAAGCACTGCGTAACATCACTACGTTCTACTTTGATTTCGATACCTCCGAGATCAAGCAGGAAGCCCGCGACGTGCTGGTTGCTCACGCCCAGTTCCTGGCCAACAATCCACGCCAGAATGTGCGTCTTGAAGGTCATGCCGATGAGCGTGGTACCAAGGAATACAACCTTGCCCTGGGTGAGCGCCGCGCCAATGCGGTTCAGCGCTTCCTGATTGTTAATGGTGCTTCCCGTGGCCAGATCGAAACCGTAAGCTATGGTGAAGAGAAGCCGGCTGTTCGTGGTTCGTCCGAAAGTGCCTGGGCACAGAACCGTCGCGTTGAGCTGGTGTTCAAGTAA
- a CDS encoding sulfurtransferase TusA family protein: MADRILDASGLRCPMPLLKTKLELNAMNAGQELEVIATDSGSARDIPAWLGMSSHTLVSQSEHHGEFRFVIKCGG; this comes from the coding sequence ATGGCTGATCGAATTCTGGATGCCTCCGGGCTGCGTTGCCCGATGCCACTTCTCAAAACCAAGCTGGAACTCAACGCCATGAATGCCGGGCAAGAGCTTGAAGTGATTGCAACGGATTCGGGCTCTGCCCGGGATATCCCGGCCTGGCTTGGAATGTCTTCTCATACTTTGGTCAGCCAGTCAGAGCATCACGGCGAATTCCGTTTCGTGATAAAGTGCGGCGGTTAA
- a CDS encoding peroxiredoxin, whose protein sequence is MSSVALNQPVPDFEAEATDDQIIRLADLRGKNVVIYFYPKDNTPGCTNEGQDFRDRMPQFSELDTEIFGVSRDGLKAHANFRSKHQFPFHLISDKDEALCKLFDVIKLKKLYGKEHLGIERSTFLIDKDGNLKREWRGVKVNGHADEVLEAVKAL, encoded by the coding sequence ATGTCATCCGTAGCATTGAACCAACCCGTGCCCGATTTTGAAGCCGAGGCGACCGACGATCAGATTATCAGACTGGCCGACCTCCGGGGTAAAAACGTCGTCATCTACTTCTACCCGAAGGACAACACACCCGGATGTACCAACGAAGGCCAGGATTTCCGGGACAGGATGCCTCAGTTCAGCGAGCTTGATACCGAAATCTTTGGTGTATCCAGAGACGGGCTCAAGGCTCACGCCAATTTCCGGAGCAAGCATCAGTTTCCGTTCCACCTGATCTCGGACAAAGACGAGGCCCTGTGCAAGCTGTTTGATGTGATCAAACTGAAAAAACTGTACGGCAAGGAGCACCTGGGTATCGAGCGTAGTACCTTCCTGATCGACAAGGACGGCAACCTGAAACGGGAGTGGCGTGGCGTTAAAGTGAACGGCCACGCCGACGAGGTCCTGGAAGCCGTCAAGGCACTCTGA
- the tolB gene encoding Tol-Pal system beta propeller repeat protein TolB encodes MTLNAHDSYRQGFPFTTALAALVVLMLLASQARAELLIRITEGADSAIPISVVPFAESGAMPAGDKVSSIVQADLTMSGEFRPLEPSRMLSLPSQRSEVYFRDWRLLGQRYVLVGQLTRSGDRIEARYELFDVNREERILGETAGAPASNVRTLAHHISDRVYEAITGDPGVFSTKLAYVTVTGDGDNARYRLHVSDVDGKRSRIRLESREPILSPAWSPDGKQLAYVSFETGKPVVFVHELASGNRRKVADFPGLNSAPAWSPDGKSMLLTLSKDGNAEIYRLDIASGNLTRMTNHWAIDTEGAWDHTGRGIYFTSDRSGGPQIYHMERAGAEPRRITFGSRYNARPRPDAKGEYVYYVHQRERAFHIARTNLKNGEESVITRTESDESPSVSPNGRLLIYATQQNGTSVLTVVSANGGAAYSLPASDGDVREPAWGPIVR; translated from the coding sequence ATGACATTGAACGCACATGACTCATATCGTCAGGGATTTCCCTTTACCACGGCGCTGGCAGCATTGGTTGTTCTCATGCTGCTTGCCAGTCAGGCGAGGGCAGAGCTGCTGATCCGCATCACGGAAGGCGCTGATTCCGCCATACCGATCTCGGTGGTGCCATTTGCCGAAAGCGGTGCCATGCCCGCTGGCGACAAGGTAAGCAGTATTGTGCAGGCAGACCTGACCATGAGCGGCGAGTTTCGTCCGCTTGAGCCCTCCCGAATGCTGAGCCTGCCTTCACAGCGCTCGGAGGTGTATTTCCGGGACTGGCGCCTGCTGGGGCAGCGCTATGTTCTGGTGGGGCAACTCACCCGTTCAGGCGACCGTATTGAAGCCAGATACGAACTGTTTGATGTTAACCGGGAAGAGCGCATCCTGGGTGAAACAGCCGGTGCCCCGGCCAGCAACGTTCGAACTCTCGCCCATCACATCAGTGACCGGGTGTACGAGGCTATTACCGGGGATCCGGGGGTGTTCTCGACCAAGCTTGCCTATGTCACGGTGACCGGAGACGGCGATAACGCCCGCTATCGTCTGCACGTAAGCGATGTAGACGGAAAGCGCTCAAGAATCCGCCTTGAAAGCCGCGAGCCCATTCTGTCTCCCGCCTGGTCTCCGGACGGCAAGCAGCTGGCCTATGTTTCTTTTGAAACCGGCAAGCCTGTGGTGTTTGTCCATGAACTGGCCAGTGGAAACCGTAGGAAGGTGGCGGATTTTCCTGGTCTGAACTCGGCACCCGCCTGGTCGCCGGATGGCAAATCCATGCTGCTGACTCTGTCCAAAGACGGTAACGCAGAGATCTACCGGCTTGATATTGCCTCCGGCAACCTGACCCGGATGACCAACCATTGGGCCATCGACACCGAGGGTGCCTGGGATCACACCGGCCGGGGAATTTATTTCACGTCAGACCGTTCAGGCGGCCCCCAGATCTACCATATGGAAAGAGCGGGTGCCGAACCAAGGCGCATTACCTTTGGCAGCCGATACAACGCCCGGCCAAGACCGGATGCCAAAGGTGAGTATGTGTATTACGTGCATCAAAGGGAAAGGGCGTTCCATATTGCCCGCACGAATCTGAAAAACGGGGAGGAATCTGTCATTACCCGAACCGAATCGGATGAATCACCGAGCGTTTCACCAAACGGACGTTTGTTGATTTATGCCACACAGCAAAACGGTACCAGCGTGCTCACGGTCGTCTCGGCGAATGGCGGGGCGGCTTACAGCCTGCCGGCGTCAGACGGTGATGTCCGTGAGCCCGCCTGGGGCCCTATCGTTCGCTGA
- a CDS encoding M48 family metalloprotease, which produces MNRTDRQNPVCRFLTTLALAIPLLLSGGFSHAQESSLPSIGGSAGLISGQQEAEIGQQVMASIRRSAPQIQDPLIYDYLHAITYKLVPSAPLDNRELKLVLIDSPALNAFAVPGGIVGVNGGLFLNAATEQQFASVMAHELAHLSQRHFARRMEQQETSAPLTLAGMIAGIVLSAVTQSDIGIAAIAGTQALSIQNMLAYSRAHEQEADRVGMEILANAGLDPRGMPEMFEIMMRQNRLQGNQMPEYLSTHPLTQNRVADSRNRAEQYPDERIRDGQEYHLVRSRLQVRYASSAQLAVETFEDYLARDDAKRNDAIRYGLAVAYQRNQQYQKAERILRELLDSSPGRITFQVTLADVMLDQKRYEDARTLLRQALSRNPRNYPITWTLAEIEIADGNGDTAAGLLRDLARRLPEREQIWLRLAEAEGMARNIVGVHRARAEYYALMGDLQSAQRQLRQAQEKLPAGSAERQVVNERLNDITDRLQARRG; this is translated from the coding sequence ATGAATCGAACTGATCGCCAGAATCCTGTCTGCCGTTTCCTGACCACGCTTGCTCTGGCAATCCCCCTGCTGCTCTCCGGCGGGTTCAGCCATGCCCAGGAATCCAGCCTGCCCAGTATAGGCGGCAGCGCTGGCCTCATTTCCGGCCAGCAGGAAGCGGAAATCGGCCAGCAAGTGATGGCGTCTATCCGGCGCTCCGCACCCCAGATACAAGACCCGCTGATATACGACTACCTGCACGCCATTACCTACAAACTGGTGCCGTCTGCCCCGCTGGATAACCGGGAACTGAAGCTGGTTCTGATCGACAGCCCTGCCCTCAACGCTTTTGCCGTGCCAGGCGGCATCGTGGGGGTGAACGGCGGCCTGTTTCTGAACGCTGCAACGGAGCAACAGTTTGCCTCAGTCATGGCCCACGAATTGGCGCACCTGAGCCAGCGCCACTTTGCCCGCCGCATGGAACAACAGGAAACCAGCGCACCGCTGACACTGGCCGGGATGATCGCCGGTATCGTGCTGTCCGCGGTGACCCAATCCGATATTGGCATTGCCGCCATCGCCGGCACCCAGGCCCTGTCAATCCAGAACATGCTGGCCTACAGCCGGGCCCATGAACAGGAGGCCGACCGGGTGGGCATGGAGATTCTGGCCAACGCCGGCCTCGACCCGCGCGGCATGCCGGAAATGTTCGAAATCATGATGAGACAGAACCGGTTACAGGGTAATCAGATGCCCGAGTACCTATCGACCCACCCATTAACCCAGAACCGGGTCGCCGACAGCCGTAACCGGGCGGAGCAGTATCCCGACGAACGCATCCGGGATGGCCAGGAGTATCATCTGGTTCGTAGCCGCCTGCAGGTGCGTTACGCCTCGTCGGCGCAACTGGCAGTCGAGACGTTTGAGGATTACCTGGCAAGGGATGACGCCAAACGCAACGACGCCATTCGCTACGGGCTGGCCGTGGCCTATCAGCGCAACCAGCAATACCAAAAGGCCGAGCGCATACTGCGGGAACTTCTGGACAGCAGCCCGGGCAGAATCACCTTTCAGGTGACCCTGGCCGACGTGATGCTGGACCAGAAACGTTATGAAGACGCACGGACATTGCTGCGGCAGGCGTTATCCAGAAACCCGCGCAACTACCCCATCACCTGGACACTCGCGGAAATCGAGATTGCCGACGGAAATGGGGATACCGCCGCCGGCTTGCTGCGGGACCTGGCCCGGCGCCTGCCGGAACGGGAACAGATCTGGTTACGACTCGCCGAAGCCGAGGGCATGGCCAGGAATATCGTGGGTGTGCACCGCGCACGGGCAGAATACTATGCCCTAATGGGGGACTTGCAATCCGCCCAACGCCAGTTGCGCCAGGCCCAGGAAAAGCTGCCCGCCGGGTCTGCCGAACGGCAGGTAGTCAACGAACGCCTGAACGACATTACTGACAGGCTGCAAGCCCGGCGAGGCTAA
- the nadA gene encoding quinolinate synthase NadA, whose amino-acid sequence MTRAQDRILVQEHLAHEAEPKALSASEKAELEARIKAALKEKDAVLVAHYYTDPDIQRLAEETGGCVADSLEMARFGNQHPASTVVVAGVRFMGETAKILNPEKRVLMPTLEATCSLDIGCPADEFSAFCDQHSDRTVVVYANTSAAVKARADWVVTSSCAQAIVEHLDAKGEKILWAPDKHLGHYVQKTTGADVLLWDGSCIVHEEFKHRGLEDLKALYPDAAVLVHPESPDAVVEMADVVGSTSQLIHAVQTLPNEEFIVATDNGIFYKMQQLAPNKTLIEAPTAGNGATCRSCAHCPWMAMNGLENLLAVLERGDQEVLVDPALREDALRPLRRMLDFTANMNLKAAGNA is encoded by the coding sequence ATGACACGAGCGCAAGACCGTATCCTTGTTCAGGAACATCTGGCACACGAAGCGGAGCCAAAGGCTCTGAGTGCCAGCGAGAAAGCTGAGCTTGAGGCACGCATCAAGGCGGCCCTCAAAGAGAAGGATGCTGTGCTCGTGGCCCATTACTACACAGATCCGGACATCCAGCGTCTTGCTGAGGAAACCGGCGGCTGTGTTGCCGATTCCCTGGAAATGGCACGGTTTGGTAACCAGCATCCTGCGTCTACTGTGGTGGTGGCTGGTGTCCGTTTCATGGGCGAAACCGCCAAGATTCTGAATCCCGAGAAGCGGGTGCTGATGCCCACGCTGGAGGCTACCTGCTCCCTCGATATTGGCTGCCCAGCGGATGAGTTTTCCGCTTTCTGCGATCAGCATTCGGACCGGACGGTGGTGGTGTACGCGAACACTTCTGCGGCCGTAAAGGCGAGGGCGGACTGGGTGGTGACCTCCAGCTGCGCTCAGGCCATTGTTGAGCACCTGGATGCCAAGGGCGAGAAGATCCTGTGGGCTCCGGACAAGCACCTGGGCCACTACGTTCAGAAGACCACCGGCGCTGACGTCTTATTGTGGGACGGTTCCTGCATTGTGCACGAAGAGTTCAAGCATCGGGGTCTGGAAGATCTCAAGGCACTGTACCCTGATGCCGCCGTGCTGGTGCATCCGGAATCACCGGATGCGGTGGTGGAGATGGCCGATGTGGTTGGCTCAACCTCCCAGCTGATTCACGCGGTCCAGACGCTGCCCAATGAAGAATTCATCGTGGCCACGGATAACGGTATTTTTTACAAGATGCAGCAGCTGGCGCCCAACAAGACGCTGATCGAAGCTCCCACGGCGGGTAACGGCGCCACTTGCCGCAGTTGCGCCCACTGCCCCTGGATGGCCATGAACGGCCTTGAGAACCTGCTTGCGGTGCTGGAGCGGGGCGATCAGGAAGTACTGGTTGACCCGGCCCTGCGTGAAGACGCATTGCGCCCGCTGCGCCGGATGCTGGATTTCACCGCTAACATGAACCTGAAAGCTGCCGGAAACGCCTGA
- a CDS encoding TIGR04219 family outer membrane beta-barrel protein, which translates to MRKLMMVMGASMLAAAPVVSADILGVGATVGYWDADYSGEASKGNDRVDLERDLNLSSDSNANLTAYFEHPVPVLPNVRLAYTRTKQSGNGQLATDYDGVSGDIRSELELEQLDVTLYYEILDNWVNLDLGLTVRDFSGELLVQNRSDTSQFSETKADAVLPLVYVAARFDLPFTGVSVGGDANAITYDGDSVYDFNVYGQYEMSLLQLRAGYRQISLDYDDGDDNLDIELSGPFVSAGLRF; encoded by the coding sequence ATGCGTAAATTGATGATGGTAATGGGCGCGAGCATGCTGGCTGCCGCTCCAGTGGTCTCCGCGGATATTCTGGGCGTAGGCGCCACGGTTGGCTACTGGGATGCCGACTATTCCGGCGAGGCGTCCAAGGGCAACGACCGGGTAGATCTGGAGCGGGACCTCAACCTCAGCAGCGATTCCAATGCCAATCTCACCGCGTATTTCGAACACCCGGTTCCGGTGCTGCCAAATGTACGTCTGGCTTATACCCGCACGAAGCAGAGCGGTAATGGCCAGCTGGCCACGGATTATGATGGCGTTTCCGGTGATATTCGATCAGAACTTGAACTGGAACAGCTGGACGTCACCCTGTACTACGAAATCCTGGATAACTGGGTGAATCTGGATCTTGGCCTGACCGTTCGGGATTTCTCTGGCGAGTTACTTGTTCAGAACAGGAGCGACACTAGCCAGTTCTCTGAAACCAAGGCCGACGCCGTGTTACCCTTGGTATACGTAGCCGCCCGTTTTGACCTGCCATTCACCGGCGTTTCTGTAGGTGGTGACGCCAACGCCATTACCTACGATGGCGACTCGGTCTATGACTTCAACGTGTATGGCCAGTATGAAATGTCGCTGCTGCAGTTGCGGGCAGGCTATCGCCAGATTTCTCTCGATTATGACGATGGCGACGACAACCTGGATATCGAACTCAGCGGCCCCTTTGTCAGTGCCGGTCTGAGATTCTGA
- the bamC gene encoding outer membrane protein assembly factor BamC, translating into MQVPGRARNTKTFLFRPLAGLLLASTLVGCGILEDRSQRYVHAPEGEPINVPEGADDSRLSQIMPVRSINTDDSRRLFPSSIPRPPDMTSEILDQNYVIEELDGRVWLLVNEVPGRLWPVASAWMNDAGLGVAYDNPQLGILQSELANFSKRSRDMLGLADDPVAQEPRVLLQMRLAPGIRRKTTEIRLRILELEDAPDGLVAWQSDQESDTRAQGRKEALLAELGEFMKQREDSKSFSRAASGMIAQPLVRLLSEDDQAVAVRVELDFGRTWAEVNRSLEEIGADIQDLNRSERWFHVDFRTEDERTPGWFSWFSNKAEPRHTHTVNIEQREDALFVTAERLDSYTGEYSASDLLTQLFEHLY; encoded by the coding sequence ATGCAGGTTCCTGGAAGAGCCCGTAACACCAAGACATTCCTGTTCCGGCCGTTAGCCGGGCTCCTGTTGGCCAGCACCCTGGTTGGGTGTGGCATCCTGGAAGACCGCTCCCAGCGATACGTTCACGCGCCGGAGGGCGAGCCAATCAACGTGCCCGAGGGTGCAGACGATTCCAGGTTGAGCCAGATCATGCCGGTTCGGAGCATCAATACGGATGATTCACGCCGGTTGTTTCCGTCTTCCATCCCGCGCCCACCGGACATGACCTCGGAAATTCTGGATCAGAACTACGTGATCGAGGAACTGGATGGTCGTGTCTGGCTTCTGGTCAACGAAGTGCCCGGCCGCTTGTGGCCGGTCGCCAGTGCCTGGATGAACGATGCCGGCCTTGGCGTGGCCTACGATAACCCCCAGTTGGGTATCCTCCAGAGTGAACTGGCCAACTTCAGCAAGCGCAGCCGTGACATGCTGGGGCTGGCTGATGACCCGGTCGCTCAGGAGCCCCGGGTGCTTTTGCAGATGCGATTGGCTCCGGGCATTCGACGCAAGACCACCGAAATCCGGCTACGGATTCTGGAACTTGAAGATGCGCCTGACGGGCTCGTTGCCTGGCAGTCGGATCAGGAATCCGACACCCGCGCCCAGGGCAGGAAAGAAGCGCTGTTGGCCGAGCTTGGTGAATTCATGAAGCAGCGTGAAGACAGCAAGTCGTTCTCACGGGCGGCATCGGGCATGATTGCCCAGCCATTGGTGAGGCTGCTGTCTGAAGATGACCAGGCGGTCGCTGTGCGCGTTGAGCTTGATTTCGGCCGCACCTGGGCGGAAGTGAACCGTTCCCTTGAGGAGATTGGCGCAGACATCCAGGACCTTAACCGGAGTGAGCGTTGGTTCCACGTGGACTTCCGTACCGAAGACGAACGCACCCCGGGCTGGTTCTCCTGGTTCAGCAATAAGGCTGAACCCCGCCACACCCATACCGTGAACATTGAACAGCGTGAAGACGCCCTGTTTGTCACAGCTGAGAGGCTGGACAGCTATACTGGTGAGTACAGCGCGTCAGACCTGCTCACACAACTATTTGAACACCTGTATTGA
- the purC gene encoding phosphoribosylaminoimidazolesuccinocarboxamide synthase — translation MEKREELYAGKAKSVFRTDDPNRFVLVFRDDTSAFDGEKKEQLNRKGMVNNKFNAFIMGKLEAAGIPTHFEGLLSDTESLVKKLDMIPVECVVRNISAGSLCRRLGVEEGQELNPPTFELFLKNDALHDPMVNESLAVSFGWASAEELARMKELTYKVNDVLKALFDDAGMLLVDYKLEFGRSEGQIVLGDEFSPDGCRIWDKETRKKMDKDRFRQGLGEVIETYEEVGRRLGIQFD, via the coding sequence ATGGAAAAGCGCGAAGAGCTATACGCGGGCAAAGCCAAATCGGTATTCCGCACTGACGACCCGAACCGTTTCGTACTGGTGTTCCGGGATGACACCTCAGCCTTTGATGGCGAGAAGAAAGAACAGCTGAACCGAAAGGGCATGGTGAACAACAAGTTCAATGCCTTCATCATGGGCAAGCTCGAAGCAGCAGGCATTCCGACCCACTTCGAGGGCCTGTTGTCTGACACTGAATCCCTGGTGAAAAAGCTCGACATGATTCCGGTTGAGTGCGTGGTTCGAAATATCTCGGCCGGCAGCCTGTGCCGTCGATTGGGCGTGGAAGAAGGCCAGGAGCTTAACCCGCCGACCTTCGAACTGTTCCTGAAGAACGACGCCCTGCACGACCCCATGGTGAACGAGTCACTGGCGGTCAGCTTTGGTTGGGCCAGCGCTGAGGAACTGGCGCGCATGAAAGAGCTCACCTACAAGGTGAATGACGTACTCAAAGCCCTGTTTGATGACGCCGGCATGTTGCTGGTGGACTACAAGCTGGAGTTTGGTCGCAGCGAAGGCCAGATTGTTCTGGGCGATGAATTCAGCCCGGATGGCTGCCGAATCTGGGATAAGGAAACCCGTAAAAAGATGGACAAAGATCGCTTCCGCCAGGGCTTGGGTGAAGTGATCGAAACCTACGAAGAAGTAGGGCGTCGTCTGGGTATCCAGTTCGACTGA